Proteins encoded in a region of the Rhizobium sp. CC-YZS058 genome:
- a CDS encoding ATP-binding protein, translating into MTHRAYFSSIAFRLPAAILLIGALVLGISAVAIFGLLKARNEMATYGTEAFVSLGKSAIVSKQVSDLVSSAPFLMNATSPYRISSESRAVLTQVDGLMSMLRPRSERTAARSDGRVLALLEAIQEQTVIMMRNAEAAQAHKSDAAIALSQIATRDITTVRNLPPSLNTIAQSASTSDSLFQLGELQRRYVRDLSIAQLAPVRLDRDALDAHQRIFAAQTRYLREMFSIRAAITRLHTVSRALSRAVEAQNDSVVRKLGEDVRATSQMLQRLLSIVFATALLMLLIAAFAIRSVMRVSRGIIDLSAGMNALAVGQTLDAAPRYRGNETELVRLVNAFSAFRDNVDRVSRMRRKAETAARTIRAVFRSMNEGIAVFDQTGKPLAMNRRVIELVGRSSAARKLPLRRFLDILPAAEIGTLKEMLADDDRWTKPFVFRHRRADGQVVEVSLSRQKDGGFVLLARDVTEADRQEAEAAKAQRLVGITRMTHQLAHEVGNMIGIVTGSLGLLERETGITDRQRRHLNRIRKAADRGRALSSSMLSVASQQQLFPVSVDLKAVLTGMIDVLEIAVGERCQVTLRVAPDLSPVFLDPALFEQSILNLCLNSAAAMPNGGEIAIAAGNDATSVLVTVSDEGIGMTPEAIDKAFEPYFTTRIEDGGAGLGLATVYGFVRQSGGDATIKSRLGHGTEVTLTFPRHPSGSIQLGLNVAS; encoded by the coding sequence ATGACGCATCGCGCCTACTTCTCTTCGATCGCCTTCCGGCTGCCGGCCGCCATTCTGCTCATCGGAGCGCTTGTCCTCGGCATCTCGGCTGTTGCCATTTTCGGCCTCCTCAAGGCGCGCAACGAGATGGCGACCTATGGCACCGAGGCATTCGTCAGCCTCGGCAAGTCGGCGATCGTGTCCAAGCAGGTGTCCGATCTCGTGTCCAGCGCTCCCTTCCTGATGAATGCGACCTCGCCCTACCGCATCTCCAGCGAGAGCCGCGCCGTGCTGACGCAGGTGGATGGACTGATGAGCATGCTCCGTCCGCGCTCCGAGCGGACGGCGGCGCGCTCCGATGGCCGCGTGCTCGCCCTGCTCGAGGCGATCCAGGAGCAGACGGTGATCATGATGCGCAACGCCGAGGCGGCGCAGGCGCACAAGTCGGATGCCGCCATCGCGCTGAGCCAGATCGCGACGCGCGACATCACCACCGTCCGGAACCTGCCGCCGAGCCTCAACACCATCGCCCAGTCAGCCTCGACCTCGGACAGCCTGTTTCAGCTCGGCGAGCTGCAGAGACGCTACGTGCGGGACCTCTCGATCGCCCAACTTGCCCCCGTCCGCCTGGATCGGGACGCGCTCGACGCGCATCAGCGCATCTTCGCCGCGCAGACCCGCTATCTTCGGGAAATGTTTTCCATCCGCGCGGCGATCACGCGGCTGCATACGGTGTCGCGTGCGCTGTCGCGCGCCGTCGAAGCGCAGAACGACAGCGTCGTGCGGAAGCTGGGAGAGGATGTGCGGGCGACGTCGCAGATGCTGCAGCGGCTCTTGAGCATCGTCTTCGCCACGGCGCTCCTCATGCTGCTCATTGCCGCCTTCGCCATCCGCTCCGTCATGCGGGTCTCGCGCGGGATCATCGATCTCTCCGCCGGCATGAATGCCCTGGCTGTCGGCCAGACGCTCGATGCCGCGCCGCGCTATCGCGGCAACGAAACCGAGCTCGTCCGCCTGGTCAATGCCTTCAGCGCCTTTCGGGACAATGTCGATCGCGTCAGCCGGATGCGGCGCAAGGCAGAGACCGCGGCACGGACCATTCGGGCGGTTTTCCGCAGCATGAACGAAGGGATCGCCGTCTTCGACCAGACAGGCAAGCCGCTTGCCATGAACCGCCGCGTCATCGAACTCGTCGGCCGCAGCAGCGCTGCGCGCAAGCTGCCCCTGCGCCGCTTCCTCGATATCCTTCCTGCCGCCGAGATCGGCACTTTGAAGGAGATGCTGGCGGACGACGACCGATGGACGAAGCCCTTCGTCTTTCGTCATCGCCGCGCCGACGGGCAGGTGGTCGAGGTTTCGCTCTCGCGCCAGAAGGACGGCGGCTTCGTTCTCCTGGCCCGCGATGTCACCGAAGCCGATCGCCAGGAGGCGGAGGCGGCGAAGGCGCAGCGGCTGGTGGGGATTACCCGCATGACGCACCAGCTGGCCCATGAGGTTGGCAATATGATCGGCATCGTGACCGGCAGTCTCGGCCTGCTGGAGCGCGAGACCGGCATCACCGATCGGCAAAGGCGGCATCTCAACCGCATTCGCAAGGCGGCAGACCGCGGCCGCGCCTTGTCCTCTAGCATGCTGTCCGTCGCCAGCCAGCAGCAGCTCTTCCCCGTCTCCGTCGATCTCAAGGCCGTCCTCACCGGCATGATCGACGTTCTGGAGATCGCCGTGGGTGAGCGCTGCCAGGTGACGCTTCGCGTCGCCCCGGACCTGTCGCCGGTCTTTCTCGACCCGGCCTTGTTCGAACAGTCGATCCTCAATCTTTGCCTGAACTCGGCAGCGGCCATGCCGAACGGCGGCGAGATCGCGATTGCAGCAGGCAATGACGCAACATCCGTGCTCGTCACGGTGTCCGACGAGGGCATCGGCATGACGCCCGAGGCAATCGACAAGGCCTTCGAGCCCTATTTCACGACACGGATCGAAGACGGCGGCGCCGGCCTCGGTCTCGCGACCGTCTACGGCTTCGTCCGCCAATCCGGCGGGGACGCCACGATCAAATCCAGACTCGGCCACGGCACGGAGGTCACGCTGACCTTTCCCAGGCACCCGAGCGGATCGATCCAACTCGGTCTCAACGTGGCTTCGTAG
- a CDS encoding response regulator transcription factor, whose translation MQVKVLIVEDDPDMAEILFDLVEAEGWAPFLAGSAEEAGAFLSRESVHLVLLDHNLPGASGRTFAQRIRSTLDVAIIMVTAAGSSAERVLGLETAADDYIVKPFEPIELAARMKAVLRRSIPSAKPERGPDLASAPSALTLGDWTIDLKRRLASCEGSPGKTLTGAEFALLELLAETPNQPVSRAQILERLGSGTERYLDRNVDVLVLRLRRKIEQNPELPRFIKTRRGRGYMLEAPGRETDP comes from the coding sequence ATGCAGGTCAAGGTTCTGATCGTGGAGGACGATCCGGATATGGCGGAGATTCTGTTCGATCTCGTGGAGGCGGAGGGATGGGCGCCGTTTCTCGCCGGCTCCGCCGAGGAGGCAGGCGCCTTCCTGTCGCGTGAAAGCGTTCATCTCGTCCTGCTCGATCACAATCTGCCGGGCGCGTCCGGGCGGACCTTCGCTCAGCGCATCCGCAGCACCCTGGATGTGGCGATCATCATGGTCACGGCGGCCGGCAGTTCGGCCGAGCGCGTGCTCGGGCTCGAAACGGCCGCGGATGATTACATCGTCAAGCCGTTCGAGCCGATCGAGCTTGCGGCACGCATGAAGGCGGTGCTTCGCCGCTCGATCCCGAGCGCCAAGCCGGAGCGCGGGCCGGATCTCGCATCCGCGCCCTCGGCGCTGACCCTCGGAGACTGGACGATCGACCTCAAGCGCCGGCTGGCCTCCTGCGAGGGGTCGCCCGGCAAGACGCTGACCGGCGCGGAGTTCGCGCTGCTGGAGCTCTTGGCCGAAACGCCGAACCAGCCCGTCAGCCGGGCGCAGATCCTCGAGCGGCTGGGCAGCGGCACGGAGCGCTATCTGGATCGCAATGTCGACGTGCTTGTCCTGCGGCTGCGTCGCAAGATCGAGCAGAACCCCGAACTGCCGCGCTTCATCAAGACGCGTCGCGGTCGCGGCTATATGCTGGAGGCTCCGGGGCGCGAGACCGACCCATGA
- a CDS encoding ABC transporter substrate-binding protein, protein MKIHTAALLALAASAAPALTALPAQAAGTLNLICSADVVICEQMKGDFEKDHDIKVNMVRLSSGETYAKIRAEARNPKTDIWWAGTGDPHMQAASDGLTQEYKSPLLDQLQEWAQKQAEGSGFKTVGVYAGALGWGYNTEIFKTKGFTEPKCWADLLNPAFKGEIQIANPNSSGTAYTALASLVQIMGEDQAFDYLKKLNANVSQYTKSGSAPIKAAARGETAIGIVFMHDAVAQTAEGFPVKAVAPCEGTGYEIGSMSIVKGAKNLDNAKTWYDWALSPAVQSRMKDAKSFQLPSNKAAEIPKEAPRFEDIKLIDYDFKTYGEPAKRKELLERWDREISANAN, encoded by the coding sequence ATGAAGATCCACACAGCCGCCCTTCTGGCACTCGCCGCGAGTGCCGCGCCCGCTCTGACCGCCCTTCCGGCGCAGGCGGCCGGCACGCTCAACCTGATTTGCTCGGCAGACGTCGTCATCTGCGAGCAGATGAAGGGCGATTTCGAGAAGGACCATGACATCAAGGTCAACATGGTTCGCCTGTCTTCCGGCGAAACCTATGCAAAGATCCGGGCCGAGGCCCGCAATCCCAAGACGGATATCTGGTGGGCCGGCACGGGCGATCCGCACATGCAGGCCGCCTCTGACGGGCTGACGCAGGAATACAAGTCGCCGCTCCTCGATCAGCTACAGGAATGGGCGCAGAAGCAGGCCGAAGGCTCCGGGTTCAAGACGGTCGGCGTCTATGCCGGCGCGCTCGGCTGGGGCTACAACACCGAGATCTTCAAGACGAAAGGCTTCACGGAGCCGAAGTGCTGGGCCGATCTTCTCAATCCCGCCTTCAAGGGCGAGATCCAGATCGCCAATCCGAACTCGTCCGGCACGGCCTATACAGCACTCGCCTCTCTGGTGCAGATCATGGGCGAAGACCAGGCCTTCGACTATCTGAAGAAGCTCAACGCCAACGTCTCCCAGTATACCAAGTCGGGCTCTGCCCCGATCAAGGCGGCGGCCCGCGGCGAAACGGCCATCGGCATCGTGTTCATGCATGATGCCGTGGCGCAGACGGCGGAAGGCTTCCCCGTCAAGGCCGTCGCACCGTGCGAAGGCACCGGCTACGAGATCGGCTCCATGTCGATCGTCAAGGGCGCCAAGAACCTCGACAATGCCAAGACCTGGTACGACTGGGCGCTGTCGCCGGCCGTGCAGTCGCGGATGAAGGACGCCAAGTCCTTCCAGCTGCCGTCGAACAAGGCGGCCGAGATCCCGAAGGAGGCGCCGCGCTTCGAGGACATCAAGCTGATCGACTACGACTTCAAGACCTATGGCGAGCCCGCCAAGCGCAAGGAACTGCTCGAGCGCTGGGATCGCGAGATCAGCGCCAACGCGAACTGA
- a CDS encoding ABC transporter substrate-binding protein: MFVCLVAAACLATGVTARAEPASRLTVLCGVDEAWCATMKTAVLARLNIDATLTRRSTGEILDQIRREKDDPQTDVWWGGTGDAQLQAAAEGLLEPYQPEPTTAMLPWADNFFDLSGGRSAGIYAGALGFAYNTDLLKQKGLKAPACWKDLIDGSYAGAVELADPNSSGTAYTALATLVQLFGEDEAFKYLAQLAGNIRAYPQSGSDPVKDTAHGKALIGISFIHDAVTLRQAGYPLEIVAPCEGTGYEIGAVSIVKGAKNKDAARAFVGFALSAEGQATGAAAGQNQVPSNARASLPPGAPDISMIRMVDYDFATFGSADERRRLLKRFDSEIRRIP; encoded by the coding sequence ATGTTCGTCTGTCTGGTCGCAGCGGCCTGCCTGGCAACAGGCGTCACGGCACGCGCAGAGCCCGCGTCGCGGCTGACCGTTCTTTGCGGCGTGGACGAAGCCTGGTGCGCCACCATGAAGACGGCCGTTCTCGCCCGGTTGAACATCGATGCCACCCTGACGCGCCGAAGCACCGGCGAAATCCTCGACCAGATCCGCCGCGAGAAGGACGATCCGCAGACGGATGTCTGGTGGGGTGGAACCGGCGACGCGCAATTGCAGGCCGCAGCCGAAGGACTGCTCGAACCCTACCAGCCCGAGCCGACCACGGCGATGCTGCCCTGGGCCGACAACTTCTTCGATCTTTCCGGCGGTCGCTCGGCCGGAATCTATGCGGGTGCGCTCGGCTTTGCCTACAACACCGATCTCCTGAAGCAGAAAGGGCTGAAGGCGCCGGCCTGCTGGAAGGATCTGATCGACGGCAGCTATGCCGGCGCGGTCGAGCTCGCCGATCCGAACTCCTCGGGAACGGCCTACACCGCGCTTGCCACCCTCGTTCAGCTGTTCGGGGAAGACGAGGCCTTCAAATATCTGGCGCAGCTTGCCGGCAACATCCGCGCCTATCCGCAGTCGGGCTCCGACCCGGTCAAGGATACGGCCCATGGCAAGGCGCTGATCGGCATCTCCTTCATCCACGACGCCGTGACGCTGCGCCAGGCGGGCTACCCTCTCGAGATCGTCGCACCCTGCGAGGGCACGGGATACGAGATCGGGGCGGTGAGCATCGTCAAGGGTGCCAAGAACAAGGACGCGGCGCGGGCCTTCGTCGGCTTCGCGCTCAGCGCGGAGGGGCAGGCGACGGGGGCCGCTGCCGGGCAGAACCAGGTGCCGTCCAATGCCAGAGCCTCCCTGCCGCCAGGTGCGCCTGACATTTCGATGATCCGGATGGTCGACTACGATTTCGCGACCTTCGGCTCGGCCGACGAACGCCGCCGGCTTCTCAAGCGCTTCGACAGCGAGATCCGCCGGATCCCCTGA